One Micromonospora craniellae genomic region harbors:
- a CDS encoding Hsp70 family protein produces the protein MAYGLGIDVGTTFTAAALAYDTHAEMLTLGDTALVAPSVVFAGRDGRLLTGDVAVRAAEAEPGRAIHEFKRRLGDPTPIVLGERGYAPTELIAAVVRDVVDKARAATGEQPGAVVLTCPAIWGPYRLEQFTEVATMASLDVSRVVTEPEAAATFYLSSNATPPDALLAVYDLGGGTFDTAVIRSHDDRAELLGNAEGVDGTGGMDLDQVVLAMVDEQLDGAVSRLVGSDPAEAAVLARLRTDAVRAKESLSSESAVVMAFFLTDGPHEVRLTRPEFEHRIAPLLAPTIDAVRRALDSAGLEATDLDAILLSGGSSRVPLVLTRLSEEFGRPVLSVGHPKHVVALGAAMLAYRAFQEHGSSAACTDPDPAEAPRPSVRGPAWQHAARLATSRAGRFRVTRRTLVASLSVLTVLGLMAGVVWWDGSGTGGQRDGASLASTASPTNAPPSTASAPAASAPARPASTASGTPAPAADNLTGQTCAAIGPTWSAGYGSLTSYPGSSPAEVRRGSHEGHEVLLVRPSSQLDRRSIRGNGYIRIGHAYLVMEASGDLLLYRSPQHLAAGSACAAWRTGTGGNPGAYLRFQPDGNLVVYAPDGRVLWASRTCCDGSVDALAVRADGNLLLVNQSSGRVHWTTGTAAG, from the coding sequence ATGGCCTACGGCCTCGGAATCGACGTCGGGACGACCTTCACCGCCGCCGCGCTCGCATACGACACCCACGCCGAGATGCTCACACTGGGCGACACGGCGCTCGTCGCCCCCTCGGTGGTGTTCGCCGGCCGCGACGGGCGGCTGCTGACGGGCGACGTCGCGGTCCGCGCCGCCGAGGCTGAGCCCGGCCGCGCCATCCACGAGTTCAAGCGGCGGCTCGGTGACCCGACCCCCATCGTGCTCGGCGAGCGCGGGTACGCCCCCACCGAGCTGATCGCCGCCGTGGTCCGGGACGTGGTGGACAAGGCCCGCGCGGCTACCGGCGAGCAGCCCGGGGCGGTCGTGCTGACCTGCCCGGCGATCTGGGGGCCGTACCGGCTGGAGCAGTTCACCGAGGTCGCCACCATGGCCAGTCTCGACGTGTCGCGGGTGGTGACCGAACCCGAGGCGGCCGCGACGTTCTACCTGTCGAGCAACGCGACACCGCCGGACGCGCTGTTGGCGGTCTACGACCTCGGTGGCGGCACCTTCGACACCGCCGTGATCCGGTCCCATGACGACCGCGCCGAGCTTCTCGGCAACGCCGAAGGGGTCGACGGCACCGGCGGGATGGATCTCGACCAAGTGGTGCTCGCCATGGTCGACGAGCAGTTGGACGGCGCGGTGAGCCGGCTCGTCGGGAGCGATCCCGCAGAGGCGGCGGTGCTGGCCCGACTGCGGACGGACGCCGTACGGGCCAAGGAGTCGCTGTCCAGCGAGTCAGCGGTGGTGATGGCGTTCTTCCTCACCGACGGACCGCACGAGGTCCGCCTGACCCGGCCGGAGTTCGAGCACCGGATCGCACCGCTGCTGGCACCGACCATCGACGCGGTGCGACGGGCGCTCGACTCGGCCGGGCTGGAGGCCACCGACCTGGACGCGATCCTGCTCAGTGGCGGCTCGTCACGCGTGCCGCTGGTGCTGACGCGGCTGTCGGAGGAGTTCGGCCGCCCGGTGCTCTCGGTCGGCCACCCCAAACACGTGGTCGCCCTCGGTGCCGCGATGCTTGCCTACCGCGCGTTTCAGGAGCACGGCTCCAGCGCCGCGTGCACCGACCCCGATCCTGCAGAGGCACCGCGCCCGTCGGTGCGGGGGCCGGCGTGGCAACATGCCGCGCGGCTCGCGACGTCGCGGGCCGGCCGGTTCCGGGTCACCCGCCGAACGCTGGTCGCCTCGCTGAGTGTCCTCACGGTGCTGGGCCTGATGGCCGGTGTCGTCTGGTGGGACGGCAGCGGGACCGGCGGCCAGCGGGACGGCGCGTCGTTGGCGTCGACCGCGTCGCCGACGAACGCGCCGCCGTCGACGGCGTCGGCACCGGCCGCGTCGGCGCCGGCGCGGCCGGCGTCGACGGCGTCGGGCACACCCGCGCCAGCGGCCGACAATCTGACCGGGCAGACGTGCGCCGCCATCGGTCCGACGTGGAGCGCCGGCTACGGGAGCCTGACCTCCTACCCCGGCTCAAGCCCCGCCGAGGTGCGCCGCGGTTCCCACGAGGGGCACGAGGTGCTGCTCGTCCGGCCGTCGTCGCAACTCGATCGCCGCAGCATCCGCGGCAACGGGTACATCCGGATCGGTCACGCCTATCTCGTCATGGAGGCCAGCGGCGACCTCCTTCTGTACCGCAGCCCGCAGCATCTGGCGGCCGGATCAGCCTGTGCCGCTTGGCGCACCGGCACCGGCGGGAACCCCGGTGCCTACCTTCGCTTCCAACCCGACGGCAACCTCGTCGTCTACGCTCCGGACGGTAG